The following coding sequences are from one Octopus bimaculoides isolate UCB-OBI-ISO-001 chromosome 3, ASM119413v2, whole genome shotgun sequence window:
- the LOC106879897 gene encoding mitochondrial intermediate peptidase, whose protein sequence is MPLKHSMLLCIKNAFKTKTLFPVSKLVKDQIREYSSNRFVHTTQQSSLTAAFNTKPRQKLSFNLRKEDAGLFGIPELRNHNGFYLLKENVENSINELVNEALSPNRKRKMVEIFDSLSDSLCRVADMSEFIRLAHPNEAYTKSAEDCCIALSGLVECLNTNVELYQALKNVLETGDIIPIDSVDERVGKLFLFDFEQSGIHLDEVKRKHFVQLNESILMLGTYFSQGCQKPSSILKSQLPEKLQNCFSLSGDNVTVGGLFSDHYSDLVREAAYKIFLQNNKHQNELLDALINARYALAQLVGFPTYAHRSLRGTLADNPVNVMNFLETLAKEVSKKADEDYSAILKLKMQYSSNPQSCTVKPWDPPYYTALSRQERCNVNNTELFAYFSLGCCMEGLNNLFKCLYDVHLQPVEVEHGEVWSYDVCKLAVVHGTEGVLGYIYCDFYERIGKPIQDCHFTIQGGRLKEDGTYQLPIVVLQLNFPPPQASVPSLLSPGMMENLFHEFGHAMHSMLGRTKYQHVTGTRCSTDFAEVPSVLMEYFASDPRVLSTFARHYKTGEPLKMEIIHNLCAAKKLFAASDLQLQVFYSILDQVYHGKLPAETSTIEILGAIQNKYYGIAHVPGTAWQLRFVHLVGYGARYYSYLLSRAVASRIWEKCFKEDPFSQTMGERYRRELLSHGGGRPPQELIEGLLGEQPTMDKLVSSLINELEQEL, encoded by the exons ATGCCTCTTAAGCATTCTATGTTGCTGTGCATCAAAAATGCATTCAAGACCAAAACATTGTTTCCAGTGTCTAAACTTGTCAAGGATCAAATTCGAGAATATTCCTCAAATAGATTTGTGCACACAACTCAACAGTCTTCATTAACTGCTGCGTTCAACACTAAACCTCGTCAGAAACTTTCTTTTAACTTGAGGAAGGAAGATGCT ggtctTTTTGGTATTCCTGAGTTAAGAAATCACAATGGGTTTTATCTTCTGAAAGAGAATGTGGAAAATTCTATCAATGAATTAGTCAATGAAGCACTCAGTCCAAACCGTAAACGAAAAATGGTTGAAATTTTTGACAGTCTTTCAGATTCTTTATGTCGTGTTGCTGATATG tcCGAATTTATTCGACTTGCACACCCAAATGAAGCCTATACAAAAAGTGCTGAAGACTGCTGCATTGCTTTGTCAGGACTTGTTGAATG TTTGAATACTAATGTGGAGCTATACCAGGCACTGAAGAATGTTCTGGAAACTGGTGATATTATTCCTATAGATAGTGTTGATGAGAGAGTTGGAAAGCTCTTCTTGTTTGATTTTGAACAAAGTGGGATTCATTTAGATGAAGTGAAG aGAAAACATTTTGTGCAATTGAATGAAAGTATTTTGATGTTGGGAACGTATTTCTCTCAGGGTTGTCAGAAGCCTTCCTCCATTTTAAAAAGTCAGTTGCCAgagaaacttcaaaattg cTTTAGTCTAAGTGGAGACAATGTGACGGTAGGAGGACTCTTTTCTGATCACTATAGTGATTTG GTCCGAGAAGCTGCCTACAAAATCTttttacaaaacaacaaacaccaaAATGAACTGCTGGATGCATTAATAAATGCTCGATATGCATTAGCTCAGCTCGTTGGATTCCCAACATATGCTCACCGTTCACTAAGAGGAACCTTAGCAGACAATCCTG TTAATGTTATGAACTTTCTGGAAACTCTTGCCAAAGAAGTTTCGAAAAA AGCTGATGAAGATTACAGTGCTATATTAAAGTTGAAAATGCAATACTCGTCTAATCCTCAGTCA TGTACTGTGAAACCCTGGGACCCACCTTATTATACAGCACTTAGTAGACAAGAAAG GTGTAATGTAAACAACACTGAACTCTTTGCTTACTTCTCACTGGGATGCTGTATGGAAGGActtaataatttattcaaatgtttatatGATGTCCATCTTCAGCCTGTGGAAGTGGAGCATGGGGaggtatggtcatatgatgtCTGTAAATTG GCCGTAGTTCATGGAACAGAAGGAGTGTTAGGGTATATTTACTGTGATTTTTATGAAAGGATTGGAAAGCCAATTCAG gaCTGTCACTTTACTATCCAAGGTGGTCGTTTAAAAGAAGACGGGACATACCAGCTGCCGATAGTTGTTTTGCAGTTGAATTTCCCTCCACCTCAAGCAAGTGTTCCATCTCTGTTGAGTCCTGGTATGATGGAGAATTTATTCCATGAATTTGGTCATGCTATGCATTCAATGCTTGGCCGTACAAAATACCAACATGTCACTG GAACACGATGTTCTACGGATTTTGCTGAAGTTCCATCAGTACTTATGGAATATTTTGCATCTGATCCCAGG GTTTTATCAACATTTGCCAGACATTATAAGACAGGTGAACCACTGAAAATGGAAATTATTCACAATCTTTGTGCTGCTAAAAAGTTGTTTGCTGCTTCT gATCTTCAACTGCAAGTTTTCTACTCAATCCTTGACCAAGTATACCATGGGAAACTGCCAGCAGAAACATCAACAATTGAGATTTTGGGGGCTATTCAGAATAAATATTATGGAATTGCTCATGTTCCAGGAACT gcTTGGCAGTTGCGTTTTGTCCATTTAGTTGGTTATGGGGctcgttattattcttatttgttATCTCGTGCTGTTGCTTCTCGAATTTGGGAGAAATGTTTCAAAGAAGATCCTTTTAGCCA AACCATGGGTGAGCGTTATCGACGGGAATTGTTGTCTCATGGTGGGGGAAGGCCACCACAGGAACTCATTGAAG GTTTATTAGGAGAGCAACCCACCATGGACAAATTAGTAAGTTCACTGATTAATGAACTGGAACAAGAACTGTGA